In Anaerobaca lacustris, the following are encoded in one genomic region:
- a CDS encoding O-methyltransferase encodes MGRRRWVVGILIVVVLSFAALVVYAAEQDRPSDEFRKQFIDDFRRTGLNTTPGDAMMLRILVEASGAKRGVEVGAASGYGAINMGIAFERTGGHLWTLEIDPRAVRETRENVAKMGLQDTVTCIEGDALKTLHEIEGPIDFVFLDAVKSDYLKYLKILEPKLAKGAVVVGDNVIASARAMKDFLDYIQTSPDYDTVIIRASMEKNDGMSISYKIR; translated from the coding sequence ATGGGACGTCGTCGTTGGGTCGTTGGTATTCTGATCGTTGTCGTTCTTTCGTTCGCCGCCCTGGTGGTCTACGCCGCCGAGCAGGACAGGCCAAGCGACGAATTTCGCAAGCAGTTCATCGACGACTTCCGCCGGACGGGCCTGAACACCACACCCGGCGACGCGATGATGCTGCGCATCCTCGTCGAGGCCTCCGGCGCCAAGCGGGGCGTCGAGGTCGGCGCCGCCAGCGGGTACGGCGCGATCAACATGGGGATCGCCTTCGAGCGGACCGGCGGCCACCTATGGACCCTTGAAATCGATCCGCGAGCGGTGCGCGAAACGCGCGAGAACGTCGCGAAAATGGGCCTGCAGGACACCGTCACCTGCATCGAGGGCGACGCCCTCAAGACGCTGCACGAGATCGAAGGCCCGATCGACTTCGTCTTTCTCGACGCGGTCAAGAGCGACTATCTGAAGTACCTCAAGATCCTCGAACCCAAGCTCGCCAAAGGCGCCGTCGTCGTCGGCGACAACGTCATCGCCTCGGCCCGCGCCATGAAGGACTTTCTCGACTACATCCAGACCAGCCCCGACTACGACACCGTCATCATCCGCGCCTCCATGGAAAAGAACGACGGCATGTCCATCAGCTACAAGATCCGCTGA
- a CDS encoding aldo/keto reductase → MYSPEISRRQFIAATAAVASGIALSPLTAGAARAARKTAADQVALGRTGLKLSRLGVGCGSHSGNVQRALGHDGFNRLIRYAYDQGLTYLDTAQSYQTHEWIRQAIQGLPREKFFIQTKMGGNPEKPLEVLDRFRQELGTDYIDSVLTHCTVTPDWDNERRRVMDALEEAKGKKIIGVHGVSCHSLPALELSARLDWVDVNLVRLNPQGAHLDTPALTWNATSNASHVLPVIEQIRIMRQNGHGVIGMKLIGDGDFTEAADRRTAIRFAMQSGLTDAVVIGFKSTEEIDEAVKTINAALAVLT, encoded by the coding sequence ATGTATAGCCCGGAGATTTCCCGACGCCAGTTCATCGCCGCGACCGCTGCTGTCGCCAGCGGCATCGCGCTGTCGCCTCTGACCGCCGGTGCGGCCAGGGCGGCCCGAAAGACAGCCGCCGACCAGGTCGCGCTGGGCCGAACGGGCCTGAAGCTCAGCCGGCTCGGTGTCGGCTGCGGCAGCCACAGCGGCAACGTCCAGCGGGCCCTCGGCCACGACGGGTTCAACCGTCTGATTCGATACGCCTACGACCAGGGCCTGACCTACCTCGACACCGCCCAGTCGTACCAGACCCACGAGTGGATTCGCCAGGCCATCCAGGGCCTGCCGCGAGAGAAGTTCTTCATCCAGACCAAGATGGGGGGCAACCCCGAGAAGCCGCTGGAGGTGCTCGACCGCTTCCGGCAGGAGCTGGGGACCGACTATATCGACAGCGTGCTGACCCACTGCACCGTCACACCGGACTGGGACAACGAGCGCAGACGCGTCATGGATGCACTGGAAGAGGCCAAGGGAAAGAAGATCATCGGCGTTCACGGCGTCTCGTGCCACAGTCTGCCGGCGCTGGAACTCTCGGCCCGCCTGGACTGGGTCGATGTCAACCTGGTGCGGCTGAACCCTCAGGGCGCGCACCTGGATACGCCGGCCCTGACGTGGAACGCCACCAGTAACGCCTCGCACGTGCTGCCGGTGATCGAGCAGATCAGGATCATGCGTCAGAACGGCCACGGCGTCATCGGGATGAAGCTGATCGGGGACGGCGATTTCACCGAGGCCGCCGACCGGCGGACGGCGATCCGATTCGCCATGCAGTCCGGCCTGACCGACGCCGTCGTCATCGGCTTCAAGAGCACCGAGGAGATCGACGAGGCCGTCAAGACGATCAACGCCGCCCTGGCCGTTCTGACGTAG